The genomic window AGCTCGGCCAGCACGCCGGCGTCGGCCAGCGCGTGATAGCCGCCGATCACGTCGGTGGCGCGGAGCAGGCCGATGTCCAGCAGCGCCGCCGCGGCCAGGCTGGATGTGTAACCCTCCGAGCACAGGATCACCCACTCGACGTCGTCGCCGACGGCCTCGGGCAGCCGGGCGTCGCTGGTGGGGTCGCACCGCCATTCCAGGACGTTGCGCTCGATGATCAACGCACCCGGCACCTCGCCCTCGTGCAACCGCTGGGCCTGCGGCCGGATGTCGACCAATACGGCCCCCCGGCGCAGCGCATCGGGGACCTCGGCGGCGGGCAGGCGACGGTACCGGCGCCGCGCCGCTCTCAGGACCAGGTCGATACGGCTCATCACGTCCCTTCCGGTTGGTCGGTCAGTTCGGTGCGCTGGCGACGCAGCGTGTGACGCTGGGTGATGTCGTAGTAGGACATGGCGGTCAGCGGCGGCGAGTAGGCGTGCACGCTCAGGGTCGGTGCGACCGGCCCGTTCAGCGCGATCACGGGCCCCGGCGACGGCCGCGGCGCCCACACCACGTCATGGACCCAGCCCAGCGGAAACCCGGCCTGGTCACCGGCATCCAGCCGGCGCCTCCGTAATCCCTTTCCGTCCCAACGATATTCGTGGAGCGACCCGGACAGCACCGTCAGCGCCCCCAGTGATCCGCCGTGGTCGTGCAGTTCGGTGGCATGGCCCCGCACCCAGCTGATCAACCAGATGTCCAGCTCGTCGTCGCCCTGGATTCGGGTGAACCATCGTTTCGACTGCGGGACGCCGCCCGCGGGCAGCAGGTGATCGCAGCGTCCGCTGAGGACATCGTCGGCGGCGCGGTCGGTGGCATGCAACAGGTCGGAAACCCGCAGCCGCGTCGGACCGGCGGGCGGGGCGGCTGGGGTTCGCGGGCGCGGCGCGACGGGACTGACGGCAGGCAAAGACATCGGTGAGAGCTCCAGGGAGAATGGATTTTGGGCAAGCGGCGGCTGGTCAGGGCCGACAACACTCGCAAAATCCGAGGCGCTCCATCACGGCCGCAAGTGTTGCATAGATTGACACTGTGCGTCGGTCTTGTCGTCGGCTCCCTGGGCGGGGCGTGGTCGTGGTGGCCGCCGGGTTGGCCGGCCTGCTCGGGCTCACTGCGTGCGGGCACGGCACCCCCGGCGGCCCCGCCACGTCCTCGGCGGCGCGGCCGTCAACCGTTGCGCGCGCGCCGAGTCAGGCGCCGCCGGGTATGGTGGGGCTCTCGCCCGCCGGCGTGACGACCCGGGTCGACGTCCCCGCAGAGTCGACCGAAGAGGAGTACTACCAGGCGTGTCACGCCGCGAAGGTGTGGATGGATGCCCAGCCCAAGGCCGGCGGTCAGTCGCTGTTGGAGCCGTATCTGGCGATGGTCCAGGCGGCGCCGTCGGGCACCCCGGGCAGCTGGAATGCCCGGTGGGTGGAGCTGACGCCAGCGCGGCAGGCGGCCGTGATCACCGCCGCGCGCGCCGCGGCCGGCGACGAATGCGGCTAACCGCCTCCAACTGCTGCGCAATTGTGATCACACGGGAAAAAAGTGCCGTCCCGACCCGGCGCCGGTGCACCGCGCGACGCAAAATGAACAGGTGCCCGGCGAAGTCGCGCGTTCATCGTCCCCGCCGCGGGTGGCACTGGCCCTGGGCAGCGGCGGCGCCCGCGGCTATGCCCACATCGGAGTGATCGACGCGCTGACCGCGCGGGGCTACGAGATCGTGGGGGTCACCGGCTCGTCGATGGGCGCGATCGTCGGCGGCCTGCAAGCGGCCGGGCACCTCGACGAGTTCGCCGACTGGGCGAAATCCTTGACGCAGCGGACCATCCTGTGGCTGCTGGACCCGTCGATCAGCGCGGCCGGTGTGCTGCGCGCCGAGAAGATCTTGGACGCGGTGCGCGAGATCCTGGGCCCGGTCGCCATCGAGGACCTGCCGATCCCCTACACCGCGGTGGCCACCGATCTGCTGGCGGGGAAGTCGGTGTGGTTCCAGCGTGGCCCCCTCGACGCGGCGATCCGCGCCTCCATCGCGATCCCCGGTCTGATCGCCCCGCACGAAGTCGACGGCCGGCTGCTGGCCGACGGCGGGATCCTCGATCCACTGCCGATGGCCCCGCTCGCGGCGGTCAACGCCGACCTGACGATCGCCGTGGCCGTCAGCGGCAGCGAGGTGATCGACAAGCGCGAGCCGGAACCCGCAGCGACGACCGAGTGGTTGAATCGCATGGTGCGTAGCACTTCTGCGCTACTGGACACCAGCGCCGTCCGCTCGCTGCTGGACCGGCCGACCGCGCGCGCGGTGTTGGGCCGATTAGGCGCGGACACCTTCTCGGAGGGATCAGACGACGGACCGACCGAGAACGAACACGAACTCGAGGCTGCGCTCGAGGTTCCGAAACTGGGCAGCTTCGACGTGGTCTACCGGGCGTTCGACATCGCGCAGTCGGCGTTGACGCGGCATACCCTGTCGGGCTATCCGCCCGATCTGCTGATCGAGGTGCCACGCTCGACGTGCCGCAGCCTCGACTTCCACCGCGCCGCAGAGGTTATCGACGCCGGCCGCGCACTCGCCGAGCAGGCGCTCGATTCCCGCGAGCGGCCGACGGAAACGCCCGCACCGCCCGCCACCGAGGACTGATCACACGCCCAGGAACCGCGCGACGGCCGAGGCCTCGCGGCGGCCCTGCTCGCGACCGGCCAGCGCCGAGCCGATCCGGCAACGCGGGTCTAACGGGTTGGGCCCGAAGGCTTTCAGCGAGCCGTCATCGGCGAAGACCGCGAAGGCGGGGCCGTCGAACGCCGCAATCTCGGCGGCAGGCCCGGCGCCGAACGGCGAGGGCGCGTCGGGCGCCGAGGGCACCAGCACCACGGCCGCGTCGCAGTCGCCGGCCACGCCGAGATTCACCGAGCTCGCGATCCCGCCGTCCATGTACCGCCGACCCCCGACCGTCACCGGCGGCCACGCGCCCGGCACCGCGCAGCTCGATGCCACCGCATCGACAAGTTCGACTCCCGATGCGGCATCGAAGACCGCCAAATCGCCGGTGGCCGTGTCGATCGCCGTGATGCGCAGCACCCGCCGGGGCCAATCGTGCGACGGCAGGCGTTGCGCGATCACCCGGCGGCGGACCGGCTCGGCCACGGTACCGGTGCTCAGCGCCACGGCCCCGATCCGCTGCATCTGCTGACGCGTCCTGGGCAGCGATTCGTCGTACGGCTCGCCCAGAGCGGTCAGGAACAGTTCGGTGATGGTCTCGACGTCGACGCCGGAATCGATCTCGGCCGACACCTCGGCGACCTGCCGGTCGAACAGCGTCGCCAGGGCGGTCCCGCCGCCGATTTGCGCGGCAACCGCTGAACCCGCCGACGTCCCGACCAACACGTCGGAGTCCAGCAGCAGCCGCGCGGACGCCGGCGACTCGTCGGCAATTCCTTGCAAAATACCCGTCTCCCAGGCGATTCCGGCTATGCCCCCACCGGCCAGCACCAGTGCGCGCTTGGTCGTCATGTCACAACTTCCGGGTGTTGGGCAGCGCGTGCTGCGCGTCTTCGACGGGCCTGCTGAGTTCCTCGCGCCGCAGCAGCTGCCGCGGCGGATCGGGCAGGATCATCGTCCGGTCGATCTGCAGGGAGCCGTCAACGTGCACCAGCTCGCCGGGGTGCAGCAGCTGCCAGCGCGGGTCGTCGTCCATCGGCTCCGTCGCCAGCACCACCGACGACCGCGTGCGCAACTCCTCGGACTGCGCGTGAATTCGTATGGTGCGCAAGTCGAATGCCGGCGGGAGAGCATCGTCGCGCCGGTCCAGCAGACAGAGCTGGTGGGTCTCGGGATAGCGCAGTGCCCACATGTCCGTGGCCGTGCTCAGCAGAATGTTGACCGCGTAGATCGGTACGTTCGCCGCGAGCCAGGTCATCGCGTCGGCGATGCCGGCGCAGATGTCGCCGCCGGCGGCGCGGATCGAGGCAGTGATCAACGCGAACACCCGCTCCGAATCGGTTTGGCCCAGAATCAGATCGGCGGTACCGACCGCACGCAGCCGTTCGTCGAGAATCTCGAGCCCCTCGAGGACGCCGTTGTGCGCGAAGATGCGGCCGTCCTGCAGGAACGGGCGGGTGTTGCGGACGTCCAGCGAGCCCGTCGTCGCGTAGCGCACGTGGGCGATGAACGTCGTCCCGGTCTTGCGGAGCGCCTCGGTGGCGAAGTCGGCGTCCTGCCACGCCGCGATCGGCTGCTTGTACAGCCTCGGCCGGCCGTCGGCTTCGAAGACGCCCAGACCCGTGCCGTCCGGGTTGCGCCTGCTCTGCGCGGACAGGCTGTCCGGCGCGTCCAGCAGCCAGAAGGTCGCCGCGCGGGCGCGCGTCCCGGCATGCAGGCCGAAGAGTCGACACATGGGCTCGACGGTACCGAACGCGGGCGCGGGGCCAGCGCCTCAGTGTCAGTCGCGCGTCTCGATGACCAGGTAGAAGTCCTCGGCGTAGCGGGACCGGATGGTCTTCTTGTCGTACTTGCCCACGCTGGTGCGCGGAATCTCGTCGGCGAACGCCCAACGCTCGGGCAGCCACCACCGAACGACCTTGTCCGCGAGGAACATTCGCAGTTCATCCGCGCTGACCGAGGCGCCCTCGTTCAGCACGATGACGGCCAACGGCCGTTCCTGCCAGCGTTCGTCGGGGACTGCGACGACCGCGGCCTCGAGCACCTCGGAATGCCCGGCCAGGTGATTCTCCAGTTCTACCGAGGAGATCCACTCGCCGCCGGACTTGATCACGTCCTTGGACCGGTCGGTCAGCGTGACGAAGCCCTCGTCGTCGATGCGGCCGACATCGCCGGTGCGCAGCCAGCCCGAATCGAACTTCGATTCGTCGCGCCCGAGGTAGTAGGAACCGGCGACCCACGGGCCGCGCACCTCGACCTCACCCACGGCGTCGCCGTCGTTGGGCAGCACCTGGCCGTCGTCGTCGACGATCCGCATTTCCACGCCGCACACCGGCTGGCCCGCGGTCCCGCGGTAGGCCCAGTGCCGGTCGTCCGGGGTGCCCGGCGGTGGCCACGCCATGGTGGCCAGGGGGGAGGTTTCCGTCATGCCCCACAGCTGCTTGATCCGCACACCGTACTTGTCCTCGAAGGCGCGCATCAGCGACACCGGCACGGCCGAGCCACCGCAGGCCACCAGGCGCAGCGACGACAAGTCGTGATAAGGCTCCTTTTCCAGGTAATGCAGCACGTCGTTCCAGATCGTCGGCACCGCGCCGGTCACGGTGGGCCGCAGCTTCTCGATCATGTCGAGCAGCGCCGGCGCCTGCAGGTGGCGATCGGGCAACACCAAGTCGGCGCCGGCCGCCAGCGCCGCATACGGCAGCCCCCAGGCGTTGGCGTGAAACATCGGCACGATCGGCAGCACCCGGTCGCTGGATCCCACCCCGATGCCGTTGGCGCTGCAGGCGCCCATGGTGTGCAGGAAGCTCGAACGATGGCTGTAGACGACGCCTTTGGGGTGGCCGGTGGTGCCGCTGGTGTAACACATCGCGGCCGCGGACCTCTCGTCGATGTCCGGCCAGTCAAATTCGGTCGACTCGCCCTCGAGCAACTGGTGGTAACGCAGCACGGTCTTGCCCGACTCCTCCAGCGCGGCCGTGTCGCCGCTGCCGACCGCGATCACGGTGTGCACGGTTTCGAGTTCGGGCAACACCGGCGCGAGGAGTTTGGCCAGCGACAAGTCGACCAGCACGACCCGGTCCTCGGCTTCGTTGGCGACGTAGGCGATCTGCTCCGGGAACAGCCGGATGTTGAGGGTGTGCAGCACCGCGCCCATCGACGGCGCGGCCAGGTAGACCGCCAGGTGCTCGGCGTTGTTCCACATGAAAGTCGCGACGCGTTCGTCGCCGGTGATGCCGAGGCCGCGCAACGCGTTGGCCAGCTGCGCGGCCTGCCGGCCCAGTTCCCGATAGCTGGTGTGCCGGTAGCCGTCGCCGGTGGCGGTGGTCACCGTACGGGCGCCGTGGACGCCGCAGCCGTGCCGCATGATCGCGGTGATGGTCAACGGGAAGTCCTGCATCGTGCTGTCCATCGACTACCGCCCTGGTCTCGGGGCCGGCCCCGCCAGCCGGTCGGGCGACATGGTATCGCTGCCGGCGTTGCTGGGGAATGGGTTCCCCGACATGGCACGTCGTGTCGGGGAACGGTGAGCGGTGCGCGCCGGACCAGGGCGGAACTAGGTGAGCGCCGGCTCGTAGGCCATGAACTCGGGCACAGCCCACGCCGTCGGGACGTCGCCGCAGGGCACGTCGTCCTCGACGTCACACCGGTCGGACCAGTCGACCGGTGTGACGGTGACCGCGCCGGCGTAGTCGGCGACGTAAAGGCGTGTTCCATCCGGGCTTTCTGCGGCGCACGACGGCTGGGCCGGGACCCGTAGCGTGCCGAGGACATCCTCGGTGAGCGTGCACAGCACGGTCACGCGGTCGTCGCTGACCAGATAGGCGCGATCGCCGTCGGCGCTGAGCGTGAATCCGGTGAGAATGCCGCTGAGCTCGCCGAGCTTGCAGGTGCTGGCGATCTTGCGGGTGCGGGTGTCGACCGCATCGACCACCACGCCCAATTCGGGATCACAGCTGGCAACGTAGACCAGGGCGCCGGTAGGACTGAGCGCGACGCCGCGCACGGGTAAGCCGATTTCCACCGAGCCGACCACACGCAAGCCGGTGCGCCCGTCGCGTGCACCCGATCGGGTGGACGGCTGCGGGCGCGCCGCTTCGTCCGGCTGGGCTGCCTCGATCATGACGAGCCGGCCACCGGACGGCCCGTTGACGCCGACGTACGCGCGATCACCGTCGGGGCTCGCGCCGACGCAGTCGGCCGTGATCCCCGGCCCCCGCACGCCGAGGTCGACCGTCTCGATCCGGCCGGTCGCGGTGTCCAGGACGGCCACGTCGGCGATCCGGGTGCCGTTTCGGCTGGCATACACCCGCTCGCCGCGCGGGGCGACCGCCAAGTCGCTCACGGACAGCGCGAGCGGATGCCTCGCGACGACGGTGTTGGTGGACGTGTCGATCACCGCGATGGCGTCGTAGGCGGGCGACACGGTGCTGACATACGCGCGATCGGCCCCGGGGCCGCCCATGGCAAGGGCGAACGGCTCGTCGAGGCCATCGATGGTCTCGACAACCCGGCAGTGGTCGGTGTCGATGATCGACACGCTGCCGGTGCCGTAGTTGGACACGATCAACCGGGTGCCGTCGCTGCTGGTGGCCAAGCCGCTGATGGGCCCGTCGCCGACGGCGATCTCGACGAAGACGCGGCCGATCGGCGCGGCGTCGAGGGTTGCACGGGCGGCCTCCCGGCCTCTGCTGTCGCTCATGGTGGGCACCGCCTTCGCTGTTGTGGTTCGGCTCTACCGCGATCGGGTCGACCATCCCTGCGCGATCCGTGGTCCTCGGCCGAGCGGATCCCAGCTCGTATTGCTGAGTTGTCGGTTAATTCTAGCCATCCGATTTTCCGCCTCCGACGCTAAATAAACTCCTGTTATCCATGTCACGTTATCCGCGTAAGCAGGCCACGCACTCCATTAGTCGAATTTGCGGGACGCCGGTACCGCGGCAAAGCCTATTACCACGTTGAACTAGTAATATGACTATTATCGCTAACCCATCGCGGGTTCGCAATGGATTGACTCGCAATAAGAAATTCTCAGCATTGTAGGGCAAAAGGAGGTTAACGTCACATTTCGCAGATCGATGTCAGCGGCGGAATTATTTTCGCGAGGGCCGTAATCGGTCAGCTGAAGTGGGTGTTCGGCCGTGGCAGGGCGACGCCGTCGACCGCGATGTCGAGCTTCTCGTTGTAGAACGCCACCAGACCGGCGATCTGCCCGACCGCCGGCACGGGGTAGTGGTAGGTCCAGGCAAGGTCGGCATGCACCGCCTGATTGCCGGGCGGGCCCACCCGCACCGACCAGTAGCCGGACGTCGCGCCCTTGTACGGGCACATCGTCTGGGTCGCACTGGGTTCCAGATGTTCGAAGGCGACATCGGTCGGGTCGATGTAATACCTTGTGGGCAAGCCGGTTTCGAACAACAGCACCGGGGACTCGGTGTCGGCGAGCACGACACCGTCGAGCTCGACCCGAACGTGGCGATGCGAGCGCAGGGCGTCGACCCGCGTGTAGGGGCTGCGCGGGTGGACGTAGATGGGTTCGTCTTCTTCGAACCACTGCAGCGCATCCCACTCGAAGCGCACGGTCCCCGCCACCGGGCTGTCGGTGCCGGGGTCGAATACGCGTGCGGCCGACGGGTGCGTCTGACCGCTCGCGACCAAAGAGTGCAATCGCGACGCACCGAACTGCACCCTTTGCGGATGATCCTCGTCGCGCAGAAACTCCGTGCGCACGTCGGCCAGCGGCACGTAATAGGCTGGGTAGTAAGGGATTTCCCATACGTAGCGGGCCGCGGTGGTGTCGAATATCAGCTCGGAACCCAGGTACCCACGGACCCGCCGGGGCGCGGGCTCCACCCTGCCGCGCTCGGTGGCCGTCTGCGGATAGTCACGGTCGGTGGTCATCACGCCCTACTGGTTCTTGGACGCCAGGCCAGCCGGCGCGTGCGAAATGGCTTTGTGGATGGCGTCGGCCAGCGCCAGCGCGCTTTCCTCGGTGAGTTCGAGCGCGACACGCGCCGCCGGACCCAACTGCGGGTTGATCACGTCGATGTTGACGGTGTGCCCGTAGGGCGCGTGGACGGGATGGTCCACGTAGACCGTCGCGCGGTCGGCACCGAACCAACCCGTGGCGCCCTTGCCGCTGCCCTCGATCTCGACGTGTTCGGTGAGGTAAGTGCACATCCGCCGCACCTAGCCTTTCAAGTGGATGGCGAAGAACTCATCGATGCGGCGCCAGCCGTCTACGGCGGCCTCCGGCCGATACGCCGGCCGATCGACGGAGAAGAACGAGTGACCCGCGCCCTGGTAGGAGTGAAACTCGTGTTCCTTGCCCAGCGTGGTCAGCTCGGCGTCCAGCGTCGCCACCGCAGGCGGCGCCGGGAACCTGTCGTCGGCCCCGAACAGGCCCAGCAGCGGGCAGCTCAGCTGGGGGGCCAGGCCCAGGATCGGCTTCATGGCCTTGGGCATGCCTTCGGGCGGATCCTCGACGATGAAGGCGCCGTAGCAGTCCACCGCGGCGTCGAAC from Mycobacterium shigaense includes these protein-coding regions:
- a CDS encoding patatin-like phospholipase family protein; translation: MPGEVARSSSPPRVALALGSGGARGYAHIGVIDALTARGYEIVGVTGSSMGAIVGGLQAAGHLDEFADWAKSLTQRTILWLLDPSISAAGVLRAEKILDAVREILGPVAIEDLPIPYTAVATDLLAGKSVWFQRGPLDAAIRASIAIPGLIAPHEVDGRLLADGGILDPLPMAPLAAVNADLTIAVAVSGSEVIDKREPEPAATTEWLNRMVRSTSALLDTSAVRSLLDRPTARAVLGRLGADTFSEGSDDGPTENEHELEAALEVPKLGSFDVVYRAFDIAQSALTRHTLSGYPPDLLIEVPRSTCRSLDFHRAAEVIDAGRALAEQALDSRERPTETPAPPATED
- a CDS encoding class II glutamine amidotransferase, producing the protein MCRLFGLHAGTRARAATFWLLDAPDSLSAQSRRNPDGTGLGVFEADGRPRLYKQPIAAWQDADFATEALRKTGTTFIAHVRYATTGSLDVRNTRPFLQDGRIFAHNGVLEGLEILDERLRAVGTADLILGQTDSERVFALITASIRAAGGDICAGIADAMTWLAANVPIYAVNILLSTATDMWALRYPETHQLCLLDRRDDALPPAFDLRTIRIHAQSEELRTRSSVVLATEPMDDDPRWQLLHPGELVHVDGSLQIDRTMILPDPPRQLLRREELSRPVEDAQHALPNTRKL
- a CDS encoding fatty acid--CoA ligase, whose amino-acid sequence is MDSTMQDFPLTITAIMRHGCGVHGARTVTTATGDGYRHTSYRELGRQAAQLANALRGLGITGDERVATFMWNNAEHLAVYLAAPSMGAVLHTLNIRLFPEQIAYVANEAEDRVVLVDLSLAKLLAPVLPELETVHTVIAVGSGDTAALEESGKTVLRYHQLLEGESTEFDWPDIDERSAAAMCYTSGTTGHPKGVVYSHRSSFLHTMGACSANGIGVGSSDRVLPIVPMFHANAWGLPYAALAAGADLVLPDRHLQAPALLDMIEKLRPTVTGAVPTIWNDVLHYLEKEPYHDLSSLRLVACGGSAVPVSLMRAFEDKYGVRIKQLWGMTETSPLATMAWPPPGTPDDRHWAYRGTAGQPVCGVEMRIVDDDGQVLPNDGDAVGEVEVRGPWVAGSYYLGRDESKFDSGWLRTGDVGRIDDEGFVTLTDRSKDVIKSGGEWISSVELENHLAGHSEVLEAAVVAVPDERWQERPLAVIVLNEGASVSADELRMFLADKVVRWWLPERWAFADEIPRTSVGKYDKKTIRSRYAEDFYLVIETRD
- a CDS encoding patatin-like phospholipase family protein, which codes for MTTKRALVLAGGGIAGIAWETGILQGIADESPASARLLLDSDVLVGTSAGSAVAAQIGGGTALATLFDRQVAEVSAEIDSGVDVETITELFLTALGEPYDESLPRTRQQMQRIGAVALSTGTVAEPVRRRVIAQRLPSHDWPRRVLRITAIDTATGDLAVFDAASGVELVDAVASSCAVPGAWPPVTVGGRRYMDGGIASSVNLGVAGDCDAAVVLVPSAPDAPSPFGAGPAAEIAAFDGPAFAVFADDGSLKAFGPNPLDPRCRIGSALAGREQGRREASAVARFLGV
- the lpqV gene encoding lipoprotein LpqV, which translates into the protein MVVVAAGLAGLLGLTACGHGTPGGPATSSAARPSTVARAPSQAPPGMVGLSPAGVTTRVDVPAESTEEEYYQACHAAKVWMDAQPKAGGQSLLEPYLAMVQAAPSGTPGSWNARWVELTPARQAAVITAARAAAGDECG
- a CDS encoding cupin domain-containing protein, which gives rise to MSLPAVSPVAPRPRTPAAPPAGPTRLRVSDLLHATDRAADDVLSGRCDHLLPAGGVPQSKRWFTRIQGDDELDIWLISWVRGHATELHDHGGSLGALTVLSGSLHEYRWDGKGLRRRRLDAGDQAGFPLGWVHDVVWAPRPSPGPVIALNGPVAPTLSVHAYSPPLTAMSYYDITQRHTLRRQRTELTDQPEGT
- a CDS encoding DUF427 domain-containing protein; the encoded protein is MTTDRDYPQTATERGRVEPAPRRVRGYLGSELIFDTTAARYVWEIPYYPAYYVPLADVRTEFLRDEDHPQRVQFGASRLHSLVASGQTHPSAARVFDPGTDSPVAGTVRFEWDALQWFEEDEPIYVHPRSPYTRVDALRSHRHVRVELDGVVLADTESPVLLFETGLPTRYYIDPTDVAFEHLEPSATQTMCPYKGATSGYWSVRVGPPGNQAVHADLAWTYHYPVPAVGQIAGLVAFYNEKLDIAVDGVALPRPNTHFS
- a CDS encoding YncE family protein is translated as MSDSRGREAARATLDAAPIGRVFVEIAVGDGPISGLATSSDGTRLIVSNYGTGSVSIIDTDHCRVVETIDGLDEPFALAMGGPGADRAYVSTVSPAYDAIAVIDTSTNTVVARHPLALSVSDLAVAPRGERVYASRNGTRIADVAVLDTATGRIETVDLGVRGPGITADCVGASPDGDRAYVGVNGPSGGRLVMIEAAQPDEAARPQPSTRSGARDGRTGLRVVGSVEIGLPVRGVALSPTGALVYVASCDPELGVVVDAVDTRTRKIASTCKLGELSGILTGFTLSADGDRAYLVSDDRVTVLCTLTEDVLGTLRVPAQPSCAAESPDGTRLYVADYAGAVTVTPVDWSDRCDVEDDVPCGDVPTAWAVPEFMAYEPALT
- a CDS encoding DUF6295 family protein; translated protein: MCTYLTEHVEIEGSGKGATGWFGADRATVYVDHPVHAPYGHTVNIDVINPQLGPAARVALELTEESALALADAIHKAISHAPAGLASKNQ
- a CDS encoding rhodanese-like domain-containing protein encodes the protein MSRIDLVLRAARRRYRRLPAAEVPDALRRGAVLVDIRPQAQRLHEGEVPGALIIERNVLEWRCDPTSDARLPEAVGDDVEWVILCSEGYTSSLAAAALLDIGLLRATDVIGGYHALADAGVLAELGREPTASAALSGTAARR